A window of Pyrobaculum aerophilum str. IM2 contains these coding sequences:
- a CDS encoding nitric-oxide reductase large subunit: MKNGWTYFVLAATVLVYVVYIAMAVWTFYNLPPIPERVVTKSGELLFTAQDIIEGKTLAQKYGLLDYGSFLGFGGYFGIDYTAYTMKFFVDKIGQLKGTALASEIKHLMTPQFSAKTSSLFAPAAGVAVVSDEFGAAYKQAVDFYKQLFGPKAEEIGLKPNLITDPEHVRKIVSFFTWGVMIAMANYTNGFPYMPGILTPNIHVTVATWVTFFILLLVIMPLAGWIIIKFIDYWKEPRITVDLPPPSKEQRLALLGFVLAVLGLSIQGLLGGYLMHKYTEPSTLYGISGINNVLPFNVARALHYNLALLWIAVSWVSFALFVLPYLGVKLSKGKVLAILGAGAFTALGILLGVWSSYLQLLPDPLWFIIGSQGRPVISQGTLWLLLIAALLSYLSVTVWRASKTSPEPIQPLVKILSIALAGTAFGAFMGALPVVTPWWHFTIDEYFRWIIIHSFVEGFWPAIVIPILLILLVIAGMVPPKMAVAAAGLDATLEIVTGMIGTAHHYYWGGQPTLWMYVGAVMSTLEVLPIGFLIAYAVVLWKRGEYKTELQKTLLTFVLVAAFGGAIGVVAFGAGLINMPVVNYYLHGSQATMVHAHLAMPMAYGVPTMLMWTVAFALAGAFGAVQLRRLRMAVVIMAVGFYLQVTLSLMLLMTNQFVTTTQVGYWASKAIFAPDGTPAFWSRQDIQMYVWLRMIGDVVAAVGIGTFLIYMLRGLPKVFKT, encoded by the coding sequence ATGAAAAACGGCTGGACTTATTTCGTGCTTGCCGCCACAGTTCTCGTCTACGTTGTGTACATAGCCATGGCGGTGTGGACTTTTTACAACTTGCCCCCAATACCTGAGAGAGTGGTTACTAAGAGCGGTGAGTTGTTATTCACGGCGCAGGACATAATAGAGGGTAAGACGCTTGCTCAAAAATATGGTCTTTTAGACTACGGCTCCTTCCTGGGATTCGGGGGGTATTTCGGCATTGATTACACCGCATATACCATGAAGTTTTTTGTAGATAAAATAGGACAGTTGAAAGGCACTGCCCTGGCCTCAGAAATTAAACACCTCATGACGCCGCAGTTCTCTGCAAAAACCTCCTCTCTGTTTGCCCCAGCGGCAGGAGTCGCGGTGGTCAGCGACGAGTTCGGCGCGGCTTATAAACAGGCTGTTGACTTCTACAAACAGCTATTTGGGCCTAAGGCTGAGGAGATAGGCCTCAAGCCCAATTTAATCACAGACCCCGAACACGTCAGGAAGATAGTATCTTTCTTCACCTGGGGCGTTATGATCGCCATGGCTAATTACACGAACGGCTTCCCCTACATGCCTGGCATTCTCACGCCTAATATACACGTCACTGTTGCCACTTGGGTCACTTTCTTTATACTACTGCTTGTCATTATGCCGCTGGCGGGGTGGATAATAATTAAATTTATAGACTACTGGAAAGAGCCGAGGATAACCGTTGATCTCCCGCCGCCTTCTAAAGAACAGAGGCTTGCCCTGCTCGGGTTTGTTCTGGCAGTGTTGGGCTTGTCCATTCAAGGCCTCCTCGGGGGCTACCTCATGCACAAATACACAGAGCCCTCAACGCTATACGGCATTTCGGGGATAAACAACGTACTGCCCTTCAACGTGGCCAGGGCGCTCCACTACAATTTGGCCCTACTGTGGATAGCCGTCTCCTGGGTCTCATTCGCCTTGTTCGTCTTGCCGTATTTAGGAGTTAAGCTGTCTAAAGGCAAAGTCCTCGCAATTTTAGGCGCCGGGGCCTTTACCGCCCTGGGGATACTCCTCGGCGTTTGGTCCTCCTACTTACAGCTACTGCCAGATCCTCTGTGGTTCATAATAGGGTCGCAGGGCAGGCCGGTAATTAGCCAAGGCACTCTGTGGCTGTTGCTTATTGCCGCTTTGCTTTCCTACCTCTCGGTAACTGTGTGGAGAGCCTCTAAGACCTCCCCCGAGCCCATACAGCCGTTAGTCAAAATCCTGTCTATTGCGCTGGCGGGCACTGCCTTCGGCGCGTTTATGGGCGCACTGCCCGTGGTGACGCCGTGGTGGCACTTCACAATTGACGAGTACTTCCGGTGGATAATAATACACTCATTTGTAGAGGGCTTTTGGCCCGCCATTGTAATTCCTATACTGTTAATACTCTTAGTAATCGCGGGGATGGTGCCGCCGAAAATGGCCGTCGCCGCGGCGGGGCTAGACGCCACTCTTGAAATAGTCACGGGCATGATCGGCACAGCCCACCACTACTACTGGGGCGGCCAGCCCACACTGTGGATGTACGTAGGCGCCGTGATGTCCACTTTAGAAGTGCTCCCAATAGGCTTTCTCATTGCATACGCTGTGGTTTTATGGAAGAGGGGCGAGTATAAGACAGAGCTTCAAAAGACGTTGCTCACCTTCGTCTTAGTGGCAGCCTTTGGAGGAGCCATAGGCGTAGTGGCCTTCGGCGCTGGTCTCATAAACATGCCGGTGGTTAACTATTATCTTCACGGAAGCCAGGCCACTATGGTCCACGCCCATCTCGCCATGCCAATGGCATACGGCGTGCCCACCATGTTGATGTGGACCGTGGCCTTCGCCCTCGCGGGGGCCTTCGGCGCAGTTCAACTGCGCAGATTGAGAATGGCGGTTGTGATAATGGCGGTTGGGTTCTACTTACAAGTCACCTTATCGCTTATGTTATTAATGACTAATCAGTTTGTAACCACGACGCAAGTTGGCTACTGGGCCTCCAAGGCCATCTTCGCCCCCGACGGCACGCCGGCGTTTTGGTCAAGGCAGGATATTCAGATGTATGTGTGGCTGAGGATGATTGGAGACGTGGTGGCCGCAGTGGGCATAGGCACTTTCTTAATCTACATGTTAAGGGGATTGCCAAAGGTGTTTAAAACTTAA
- the narJ gene encoding nitrate reductase molybdenum cofactor assembly chaperone, producing MRVNVLRVLYVISARLFDNPKEVYSKREEVLKLAEALGLSELRDFFQEADDGSIEAHRVEMFELAPRCPPYGGYYALGEDSRERGLYMHQILTYYKALGFTMDVRRELPDYLPVMLEFLAATSEAEGASAQVRRDFYRRFIKPWFPKFKKCVEESKSPYRHIVNLLQRLFDEEFEAGE from the coding sequence ATGCGCGTGAATGTCTTAAGAGTTCTTTACGTGATCTCCGCCAGGCTTTTCGACAATCCCAAAGAGGTTTACTCTAAACGCGAGGAGGTGTTGAAATTAGCCGAGGCGCTCGGGCTGTCGGAGCTCAGAGACTTCTTCCAAGAGGCGGATGATGGGAGTATTGAGGCTCACAGAGTGGAGATGTTTGAACTAGCCCCCAGATGTCCCCCTTATGGAGGCTACTACGCCCTGGGGGAGGACAGCAGAGAAAGGGGGCTTTACATGCACCAAATACTCACTTACTACAAAGCGCTGGGCTTCACCATGGACGTCAGGAGGGAGCTGCCGGACTACCTCCCCGTTATGTTGGAATTCCTAGCGGCCACCTCAGAGGCCGAGGGAGCCTCGGCGCAAGTGAGGCGCGATTTCTATAGACGTTTTATAAAGCCCTGGTTCCCCAAATTTAAAAAATGCGTGGAGGAGTCTAAAAGCCCTTATAGACATATAGTAAACTTGTTACAAAGGCTATTTGACGAGGAATTCGAGGCGGGGGAGTAA
- a CDS encoding nitrate reductase subunit alpha encodes MLKTTRRRMLAGVATISAAAWVMALAQNLQYLQPLAQFVNTRLQYPDRSWEELYRRRWQYDKVARSTHGVNCTGSCSWNVYVKDGLIVWELQATDYPDISPDIPNYEPRGCPRGASFSWYVYSPLRVKYPYVRGVLIDMYRRFKQETGDPVEAWRRIVEDPANRAAYQKARGKAGWARVTWDEALELISAALIYTIKKYGPDRIYGFTPIPAMSPVSYASGARFIELIGGAMGSFYDWYADLPPASPQMWGEQTDVPESADWYHAQYMIVWGTNLPMTRTPDAPMYTQARYRGAKVVVVSPDYSEHVKFADLWLPALPGTDAALGLAMAHVALKEFYVDKQFKCLREYARRYTDLPFLVILEPAGDGTYLQGRFLRASDVPELKDKVGGNPEWKTVVLQSDGTLAAPYGSIGFRWDGSGKWNLELKGITARGEGDIDPVLSVMEVGKYEKVPVKFFAMDFDVKSTVREVPAIKIGDKYVTTVFDLLAAHLGVKRGDLGGDYPADYNDPKPFTPAWQESITNISRDLAIRVAREFMSTAIYSKPVYGKPGDPPFFGDDATPCGGRAMIFVGPGINHWYHADLIYRSVLLLVLLGATQGKNGGGWAHYVGQEKIRTLIGWSTIAFALDWIRPPRLQNSPSYWYVHTDQWRYDPVTTKLYAATWAKKWGDIHEMDANVIAVRLGWLPFYPSLNVNPLELGDKLVSEAKAQGVPDAQLGQYVARRVAQMLKNGEIKLAIEDPDAPENWPRVLFVWRANLLGSSSKGHEYFLKHLLGTDNNVMNREYAVEEGLVKEVNIRKPAPEGKLDLLVVLDFRMATSAVYADVVLPAATWYEKYDLSMTDLHTFIHPFTPAVDPPWEAKADWDIFKELAKKFSELARKYLPQEAYDVVLTALLHDTAQEIAQPFGEVKDWKKGEVDPVPGKTMAAVSLVRRRYWDVYDMYITLGPLVVTMGLSTKGIPAFKPVESYNWLREINGLTSATSQFVQAQCANVGGCPSIERDKQAAEAMLAISPESNGEVAYMAWSNLEKVVGLPLKDLPAKEHRIMFNDIVAQPRRVTTSPVWNGIEAPGRTYSPFTVNTERKVPWRTLTGRQHFYIDHEWFRELGESLPVYKRPLDQVMAKLIADVNLSDYWYDPAKYRVETPGGKYLVLRYLTPHGKWNIHSTYWDNLIMLTLFRGGQVVWINDEDAKWLGVKDNDWIEVYNANGVIVARVAVSPRIPRGTAIMYHAQERHVYVPISPKTGKRAGIHNSVTITHLKPTKMVGGYAQLSWSFNYYGPTGVNRDTLVVVRPAGRVRL; translated from the coding sequence ATGCTTAAAACAACTAGGCGGCGGATGTTAGCCGGCGTTGCTACTATAAGCGCGGCAGCTTGGGTAATGGCGTTGGCCCAGAATTTGCAATATTTACAGCCGCTGGCGCAGTTTGTAAACACGAGGCTTCAATACCCTGACAGGTCGTGGGAGGAGCTCTACCGCCGCCGCTGGCAGTACGACAAAGTGGCCAGGTCTACACACGGCGTTAATTGCACCGGCTCTTGCTCGTGGAATGTGTACGTCAAGGACGGCCTTATAGTGTGGGAGCTACAGGCCACGGACTACCCGGACATCTCGCCGGACATACCCAATTACGAGCCCAGGGGATGCCCGAGGGGGGCCAGTTTTTCGTGGTACGTATACTCGCCCTTGAGGGTGAAATATCCCTACGTCAGAGGGGTACTCATAGACATGTACCGGAGGTTTAAACAAGAGACCGGCGATCCAGTGGAGGCGTGGCGCCGCATTGTGGAGGATCCCGCCAATCGCGCGGCCTATCAAAAGGCAAGGGGGAAGGCCGGGTGGGCCAGGGTCACTTGGGACGAGGCCCTTGAGCTGATATCCGCGGCGTTGATATATACAATTAAAAAGTACGGCCCCGACAGAATCTACGGCTTCACCCCCATTCCCGCCATGTCCCCCGTGAGTTACGCCTCAGGGGCGAGGTTTATTGAGCTAATCGGCGGGGCAATGGGATCGTTTTACGACTGGTACGCCGACCTTCCCCCGGCCAGCCCTCAGATGTGGGGCGAGCAGACAGACGTCCCTGAAAGCGCCGACTGGTACCACGCCCAGTATATGATCGTGTGGGGGACTAATTTGCCAATGACTAGGACGCCCGACGCGCCTATGTACACACAGGCTAGATATAGGGGGGCGAAGGTAGTTGTAGTCAGCCCGGATTACAGCGAGCACGTCAAATTTGCCGACTTATGGCTCCCGGCATTGCCCGGCACAGACGCCGCACTGGGCTTGGCCATGGCGCACGTGGCTTTAAAAGAGTTTTACGTGGACAAGCAGTTCAAATGCCTGAGGGAATACGCGAGGAGGTATACCGACCTCCCCTTCCTTGTTATACTAGAGCCCGCTGGAGACGGCACATACCTACAGGGGAGGTTCCTTCGGGCTTCAGACGTACCGGAGCTTAAGGATAAGGTGGGCGGAAACCCGGAGTGGAAAACAGTTGTATTGCAGAGCGACGGCACTTTGGCGGCTCCCTACGGCTCTATAGGCTTTAGATGGGATGGGAGCGGGAAGTGGAATTTAGAGCTGAAAGGAATTACGGCGAGGGGCGAGGGCGATATAGACCCTGTGCTTTCTGTAATGGAGGTGGGGAAGTATGAAAAAGTGCCGGTGAAGTTCTTCGCCATGGACTTCGACGTGAAGAGTACGGTGAGGGAAGTCCCCGCGATTAAAATTGGCGATAAATACGTCACTACTGTATTCGACTTATTGGCGGCGCATTTAGGAGTAAAGAGAGGCGACTTGGGAGGCGATTACCCAGCTGATTACAACGACCCCAAGCCCTTCACTCCCGCGTGGCAGGAGTCTATAACAAATATCTCGCGCGACCTAGCCATAAGAGTTGCCAGGGAGTTTATGAGCACTGCCATTTACTCTAAGCCTGTTTACGGCAAGCCGGGCGATCCCCCGTTCTTTGGAGACGACGCCACGCCTTGTGGGGGCAGAGCTATGATATTCGTAGGTCCTGGGATTAACCACTGGTATCACGCAGATTTAATATACCGCTCAGTCTTATTATTAGTACTGCTGGGCGCCACCCAGGGCAAGAACGGCGGCGGCTGGGCCCATTACGTGGGGCAGGAGAAAATAAGGACTCTCATCGGGTGGTCCACAATAGCCTTTGCGCTTGACTGGATAAGGCCGCCGAGGCTACAAAACTCCCCCAGCTACTGGTACGTCCACACCGACCAATGGCGTTACGACCCGGTCACCACTAAATTATACGCCGCCACCTGGGCGAAGAAGTGGGGCGATATTCACGAAATGGACGCCAATGTAATTGCCGTGAGGCTTGGCTGGTTGCCCTTCTACCCGTCGCTTAATGTAAACCCGCTTGAGCTAGGCGACAAGCTAGTGAGCGAGGCTAAGGCTCAAGGCGTCCCCGACGCGCAATTAGGCCAGTACGTGGCGAGGAGAGTGGCGCAGATGTTGAAAAACGGCGAGATTAAGCTGGCAATAGAAGACCCCGACGCTCCTGAGAATTGGCCAAGGGTGTTGTTCGTCTGGAGGGCAAATCTGCTGGGCTCCTCCTCTAAGGGCCATGAATACTTCCTTAAACACTTGCTGGGCACTGACAACAACGTAATGAATAGGGAATACGCTGTGGAGGAGGGATTAGTTAAAGAGGTGAATATTAGAAAGCCGGCGCCTGAGGGCAAGCTGGACTTATTAGTTGTGTTAGACTTCAGAATGGCAACGTCAGCGGTCTATGCGGACGTAGTACTCCCCGCGGCGACGTGGTATGAGAAATACGACTTATCCATGACAGATCTGCACACGTTTATACATCCCTTTACGCCCGCTGTGGATCCGCCGTGGGAGGCAAAGGCCGATTGGGATATATTCAAGGAGCTCGCAAAGAAGTTCTCTGAGCTGGCTAGGAAATATCTGCCGCAAGAGGCGTATGACGTAGTGCTAACGGCTCTTCTCCACGACACGGCTCAAGAAATCGCCCAGCCGTTTGGCGAAGTGAAGGACTGGAAAAAGGGCGAGGTGGATCCCGTCCCCGGCAAGACTATGGCCGCTGTGTCTCTAGTGAGGAGGAGGTATTGGGACGTATACGACATGTACATCACGCTGGGGCCGCTCGTAGTGACGATGGGTCTATCGACAAAGGGCATACCCGCGTTTAAACCCGTGGAGAGCTATAACTGGCTGAGGGAGATAAACGGCTTGACAAGCGCTACGTCGCAATTCGTACAAGCGCAGTGCGCCAACGTAGGGGGATGCCCGAGCATTGAGAGGGATAAACAGGCGGCTGAGGCCATGCTGGCCATATCTCCTGAGTCAAACGGCGAGGTGGCCTATATGGCTTGGAGTAATTTGGAAAAAGTAGTGGGTCTTCCGTTAAAAGACCTCCCCGCTAAAGAGCACAGAATTATGTTTAACGATATCGTCGCCCAGCCGAGACGCGTGACTACCTCGCCTGTGTGGAACGGAATAGAGGCTCCCGGGAGGACTTACTCGCCATTTACTGTAAACACAGAGAGGAAAGTGCCCTGGCGCACTCTGACAGGCCGCCAGCACTTCTACATCGACCACGAGTGGTTTAGAGAGCTGGGCGAGTCGCTTCCAGTATACAAGCGCCCGCTCGACCAAGTAATGGCCAAGTTAATTGCTGACGTTAATCTATCCGACTACTGGTACGATCCCGCCAAATATAGAGTGGAAACTCCCGGCGGCAAATACCTAGTCCTCCGCTATTTAACTCCACACGGCAAGTGGAATATACACTCTACGTATTGGGACAACCTAATTATGTTGACGTTATTCCGCGGCGGGCAGGTGGTGTGGATTAACGACGAAGATGCTAAGTGGCTCGGCGTTAAAGATAACGACTGGATTGAGGTGTATAACGCCAACGGCGTTATAGTGGCCAGAGTGGCCGTCAGTCCGAGAATTCCGCGGGGCACAGCCATTATGTACCACGCCCAAGAGAGGCATGTGTACGTCCCCATAAGCCCCAAGACTGGCAAGAGGGCTGGAATTCACAACAGCGTCACTATAACTCACCTCAAGCCGACAAAAATGGTGGGCGGCTATGCGCAGTTGAGCTGGTCCTTTAATTACTACGGCCCCACTGGCGTAAATAGAGACACTCTAGTAGTAGTAAGACCCGCCGGCAGGGTGAGGCTATGA
- the narH gene encoding nitrate reductase subunit beta — MNVRAQITMAMNLDKCIGCHTCSVTCKNVWTNRAGAEYMWWNNVETRPGPGYPRQWEDQNKYNGGWALDGGKLKLKIELTKNYKPPSLKDYYEPWTYDYEALFSDKQTDQQPVARPISLITDEPMDVAYGPNWNDDLAGTDYILEDPNLDGLQREIYAQFKDVFMMYLPRICNHCLNPSCLAACPRKAIYKREEDGIVLIDQNRCRGYRYCVAACPYKKVYYNWKTGKSEKCILCYPSVEAGQPTVCSLTCVGKIRYMGVLLYDADKVLDVAATPDPAQLVRRFIDEVLLDPFDPAVIEAARKNGIPDYWITAAQRSPVYKIVKKWKVGFPLRPEFRVLPMVFYVPPLSPVVTTFEKTYGAQIADIFPKVSELRIPIKYLANMFTGGDTALIESALKKLIAVRIYERAKNVAEPGLADKAKAALAEAGLSEADAEEMYRLFALARYEDRFVIPTNPKRYAAQPQIMRGTVGLP; from the coding sequence ATGAACGTCCGGGCCCAGATAACAATGGCGATGAATTTAGACAAGTGCATTGGTTGCCATACTTGTTCCGTAACGTGTAAAAACGTGTGGACTAACCGCGCCGGCGCTGAGTATATGTGGTGGAACAACGTCGAGACAAGGCCCGGCCCAGGCTACCCGCGGCAGTGGGAAGACCAGAATAAGTACAACGGCGGCTGGGCCCTCGACGGAGGAAAGCTGAAGCTCAAGATAGAACTGACTAAAAACTACAAGCCGCCCTCTTTAAAAGACTACTACGAGCCGTGGACTTACGACTATGAAGCGCTCTTCTCAGACAAGCAGACAGATCAACAGCCAGTCGCCAGGCCGATCTCGCTTATAACAGACGAGCCCATGGACGTCGCCTACGGCCCCAATTGGAACGACGACTTGGCGGGCACTGACTATATATTGGAGGACCCCAATCTAGACGGGTTGCAAAGGGAGATCTACGCCCAGTTTAAAGACGTGTTTATGATGTACCTGCCCAGGATATGTAACCACTGCCTCAACCCGTCTTGTCTTGCGGCATGTCCGAGAAAGGCTATATACAAGAGGGAGGAGGACGGGATTGTCCTAATAGATCAAAACAGGTGCAGGGGGTATAGGTATTGCGTCGCCGCGTGTCCATACAAGAAAGTGTACTACAACTGGAAGACCGGCAAGTCGGAGAAGTGTATCCTCTGCTATCCGAGCGTCGAGGCGGGCCAGCCCACTGTCTGCTCTCTGACGTGTGTGGGGAAGATTAGGTACATGGGAGTACTGCTTTACGACGCCGATAAGGTGTTAGACGTGGCGGCCACCCCGGACCCGGCCCAATTAGTTAGGAGGTTTATAGACGAGGTGTTGCTGGACCCGTTCGATCCCGCCGTAATAGAAGCCGCTAGGAAAAACGGCATCCCCGACTACTGGATCACAGCGGCTCAGAGATCGCCGGTGTATAAAATTGTGAAGAAGTGGAAAGTGGGCTTTCCGCTACGCCCAGAGTTCAGGGTGTTGCCCATGGTGTTTTACGTGCCTCCGCTGAGCCCAGTGGTGACGACGTTTGAGAAGACCTACGGCGCACAGATCGCGGACATCTTCCCCAAGGTGTCTGAGCTGAGAATTCCCATTAAATACCTGGCCAATATGTTCACCGGAGGCGACACGGCGTTAATCGAATCGGCGTTGAAGAAGCTCATAGCCGTGAGGATATACGAAAGGGCTAAAAACGTGGCTGAGCCCGGCCTAGCCGACAAGGCCAAGGCCGCCTTGGCGGAGGCCGGCCTCTCAGAGGCGGACGCGGAGGAGATGTACCGCCTATTTGCCTTAGCTAGATACGAGGACAGATTCGTAATACCCACTAATCCGAAGAGATACGCCGCGCAACCACAAATAATGCGCGGCACGGTGGGGTTGCCATGA
- a CDS encoding ethylbenzene dehydrogenase-related protein encodes MRRDVVLPGIALAISLLLAFMGVVVVTAQQGVVTVKYIAGPLPADPFSNLWPAPVEVPLTSQTLVYPLPAATETRSIGVSAVYNGTHIAFLLTWSDNTQDVATPGGLDVFPDAVAVQFPVSKAQLPYICMGTVDNPVNIIYWRAGFGAENLVAGAGYGLNPQQREALGLQATPASPVELLPASAQVINATAAYKDGKWYVVIIRPLGSVHPLMASLAEGFSAAFATWDGAKGEIGGLKATSGWVTFQLEKPVAPTAPATQTVRETVTVTQTVTATQLVETTPTWAWAVIGVLIAVIALLAGLALRRK; translated from the coding sequence ATGAGGCGCGACGTCGTCCTCCCGGGCATCGCCCTGGCGATCTCGCTACTACTGGCGTTTATGGGCGTGGTAGTGGTAACTGCCCAGCAGGGCGTAGTGACTGTTAAATACATTGCAGGCCCATTGCCGGCCGATCCGTTTTCCAACCTCTGGCCCGCCCCAGTGGAAGTGCCGCTGACTTCGCAGACGCTAGTCTATCCACTGCCCGCGGCTACTGAGACGAGGTCGATAGGCGTATCCGCCGTGTACAACGGGACGCACATAGCGTTCCTACTGACTTGGAGCGACAATACGCAAGACGTGGCGACGCCTGGAGGACTCGACGTCTTCCCAGACGCCGTGGCCGTGCAGTTCCCAGTGTCAAAGGCGCAGTTGCCGTATATATGTATGGGCACGGTGGACAACCCCGTGAATATAATCTACTGGAGGGCTGGATTCGGGGCGGAGAATTTAGTGGCCGGCGCTGGCTACGGGCTAAATCCACAGCAGAGGGAGGCGCTGGGCTTACAAGCAACGCCGGCGTCTCCAGTAGAGCTACTGCCCGCCTCGGCGCAAGTTATAAACGCCACTGCGGCGTATAAAGACGGCAAGTGGTACGTCGTTATTATAAGGCCGCTCGGCTCTGTCCACCCGTTAATGGCCTCTCTGGCCGAGGGCTTTAGCGCCGCATTCGCGACATGGGACGGCGCAAAGGGCGAGATAGGAGGCTTAAAAGCGACAAGCGGCTGGGTCACTTTCCAGCTGGAGAAACCCGTTGCCCCCACAGCGCCGGCAACGCAAACTGTGAGAGAGACTGTGACTGTTACGCAGACAGTAACCGCTACACAATTAGTGGAGACGACGCCTACTTGGGCCTGGGCAGTCATTGGGGTCTTGATAGCAGTAATAGCGTTGCTGGCAGGGCTGGCGCTGCGCCGTAAATAA
- a CDS encoding ATP-binding cassette domain-containing protein: MLRLIDVWKKFDHWVLKGVALEVRGKALVYGHNGSGKTTLVKIAAGLLEPTKGRVERGGKLGVLLQYPLLHPDLTVDENLSFFAKAVGAEHSHIVEELGLRGYLHVRFAHLSYGWRKRADLARAMLGNPDVLILDEPLLGLDPSAREVVIDVVNRHRGPALITASTPCDYLAVKFDEYYYIHDGRLIQQRPQCSSS, from the coding sequence GTGTTGAGGCTCATCGACGTGTGGAAGAAGTTCGACCACTGGGTTTTAAAAGGCGTCGCCCTAGAGGTGAGGGGAAAGGCGTTAGTATACGGCCACAACGGAAGCGGCAAGACAACTCTAGTGAAAATAGCCGCTGGGCTGTTAGAGCCCACTAAGGGACGCGTGGAGAGGGGCGGGAAGCTGGGAGTGTTGCTCCAATACCCCCTCCTCCATCCCGACCTCACCGTTGACGAAAATTTGTCCTTTTTCGCAAAGGCCGTTGGGGCGGAGCACTCCCACATAGTAGAGGAGCTCGGACTGCGCGGATATCTCCACGTGAGGTTTGCCCATTTGAGCTACGGCTGGAGGAAAAGAGCCGATTTGGCGAGGGCTATGCTGGGAAATCCCGACGTCTTAATCCTAGACGAGCCCCTCCTCGGCCTAGACCCCAGCGCGAGGGAGGTGGTAATTGACGTCGTAAACCGCCACCGCGGCCCCGCCCTAATAACGGCCTCCACCCCCTGCGATTACCTCGCCGTCAAGTTCGATGAGTATTACTACATTCACGACGGAAGGCTTATACAACAACGGCCGCAATGCTCCTCTTCTTAA